The proteins below come from a single Chryseobacterium capnotolerans genomic window:
- a CDS encoding protein-glutamine glutaminase, with amino-acid sequence MLSMMVFVSVLSINSCSDSNANQETVNQQTKETAMKEFGRTVPVGIDKENGSYKVSFILSAQPYLIKDTEENASYISMISQAVKNESPVHIFLKANSNEIAKVESPTLEDIRFFKSALTKEEKTGNEASRKLTSVIPDLATLNSLFTQIKNQSCGTSTASSPCITFRYPVDGCYARAHKMRQILNNAGYECEKQFVYGNLRASTGTCCVSWVYHVAILVSFKNASGVVEKRIIDPSLNSTGPITDTAWRAACTNSTCGSTSVSSYANTAGNVYYRSPSGSLLYDNNLVNTNCTLTAFSALSGCSAPVPSTAHCGF; translated from the coding sequence TTGCTATCCATGATGGTATTTGTCTCCGTACTATCCATCAACTCCTGTTCAGATTCCAATGCGAATCAGGAAACTGTAAATCAACAAACTAAAGAAACTGCCATGAAAGAGTTCGGAAGAACTGTTCCGGTAGGTATTGACAAAGAAAACGGAAGCTACAAAGTTTCCTTTATTCTTTCAGCACAACCTTACCTAATTAAAGATACTGAGGAAAATGCATCTTATATTTCTATGATTAGCCAGGCTGTAAAAAATGAATCTCCGGTTCATATTTTCCTTAAAGCTAATTCCAACGAAATTGCAAAAGTAGAAAGCCCAACCCTGGAAGATATCAGATTTTTTAAATCAGCTTTAACAAAAGAAGAGAAAACAGGCAATGAAGCATCAAGAAAATTAACCAGTGTTATTCCTGATCTGGCTACTTTAAACAGCCTGTTTACCCAAATCAAAAACCAGTCTTGCGGAACTTCCACAGCTTCTTCTCCGTGTATCACTTTCAGATATCCTGTAGACGGATGCTATGCAAGAGCTCACAAAATGAGACAGATCCTAAACAATGCCGGATATGAGTGTGAAAAACAGTTCGTATATGGAAACTTAAGGGCTTCTACCGGTACTTGCTGCGTATCATGGGTGTATCATGTTGCCATTCTTGTAAGCTTTAAAAATGCTTCCGGAGTGGTTGAAAAAAGAATTATTGACCCTTCTCTAAATTCAACAGGTCCTATTACTGATACTGCATGGAGAGCTGCATGTACTAATTCTACCTGTGGTTCTACTTCTGTTTCTTCCTATGCTAACACAGCCGGAAATGTTTACTACAGAAGTCCATCAGGTTCTTTATTGTATGATAACAATCTGGTAAATACCAATTGTACATTAACAGCATTCTCAGCTCTTTCAGGTTGTTCTGCACCTGTACCTAGCACAGCACACTGTGGGTTCTAA
- a CDS encoding MarR family winged helix-turn-helix transcriptional regulator, translating to MEHSNTPKLENQICFPLYVIAKEITGLYRPFLDELDITYPQYLVMIVLWNGDGLTVSHIGEKLFLDSGTLTPLLKRLEAKGFITRKRKKEDERVVEVFLDEAGKQLQKKACEIPGKIQEKIGIQPEELLELKETVLKILNKIEK from the coding sequence ATGGAACATTCAAATACACCCAAATTAGAAAACCAGATCTGCTTTCCCTTATATGTAATTGCCAAAGAAATTACCGGATTATACCGCCCTTTCCTTGATGAGCTGGACATCACTTACCCACAATATCTCGTTATGATTGTATTATGGAATGGTGACGGGCTTACTGTAAGCCATATCGGAGAAAAACTTTTTCTGGATAGCGGAACATTAACTCCCCTTCTCAAAAGACTGGAAGCAAAAGGGTTTATTACAAGAAAACGTAAAAAAGAAGACGAAAGAGTTGTTGAAGTATTTTTAGATGAAGCCGGAAAACAGCTTCAGAAAAAGGCCTGCGAAATTCCAGGAAAAATCCAGGAAAAAATCGGGATACAGCCTGAAGAACTGTTGGAACTTAAAGAAACAGTATTAAAAATATTAAACAAAATAGAAAAATAA
- a CDS encoding organic hydroperoxide resistance protein, whose translation MKTLYTTKVTATGGRNGHVKSENGVLDLEVKMPKALGGANDDFTNPEMLFAAGYSACFDSALNRVISLGKVKTGETTVTAQVSIGQIENGGFGLAVELDVNIPGVSLEEAQSLTEKAHQICPYSNATRNNIEVKLSVTNND comes from the coding sequence ATGAAAACGTTATATACAACAAAAGTTACTGCTACAGGCGGAAGAAACGGACATGTAAAGAGTGAAAACGGAGTGTTGGATCTTGAAGTAAAAATGCCTAAAGCGCTAGGAGGTGCGAATGATGACTTCACCAATCCTGAAATGCTTTTTGCAGCGGGATATTCTGCATGCTTTGACAGTGCTTTGAACAGAGTGATCAGCCTGGGTAAAGTGAAAACCGGAGAAACAACTGTTACTGCTCAAGTGAGCATCGGACAGATTGAAAACGGAGGTTTCGGACTGGCTGTGGAATTGGATGTGAATATTCCGGGAGTTTCTCTTGAAGAAGCACAATCCTTAACGGAGAAGGCCCACCAGATCTGCCCTTATTCTAATGCTACAAGAAACAATATTGAGGTTAAGCTTTCTGTAACCAACAACGATTAA
- a CDS encoding peptide deformylase, producing MKKLSILLILFVGFCNAQKLTSDEVSLINTGDINSALSIYQTTDDHQHKILLNLSSEINATDPNTAVLVKRMKESLLSTDGGVGIAAPQVGINRKVIWVQRFDKAGTPLEYFINPVIVWRSDLQNLGPEGDLSIPDFRDQFYRSKVIQLEYVDLKGQKYSEIVEGFTAVIFQHEIDHLFGILISDKKEKEKNDSYKRVDAYQKSDQNKR from the coding sequence ATGAAAAAACTATCCATTCTATTGATTCTTTTTGTAGGATTCTGTAATGCTCAGAAATTGACATCAGACGAAGTGTCTCTTATCAATACAGGAGATATAAACTCTGCATTATCTATTTATCAGACTACTGATGATCATCAGCATAAAATCCTACTGAACCTTTCCTCAGAAATCAATGCAACTGATCCTAACACCGCTGTTTTGGTGAAGAGAATGAAAGAATCTCTTCTTTCAACGGATGGTGGAGTAGGTATTGCAGCTCCACAGGTGGGTATTAATAGAAAAGTGATTTGGGTTCAGCGTTTTGACAAAGCTGGAACACCTTTGGAATATTTTATCAATCCAGTGATAGTTTGGAGATCTGATCTGCAAAATCTCGGGCCTGAAGGGGACTTATCAATTCCTGATTTCAGAGACCAGTTTTACAGAAGCAAAGTTATTCAGCTTGAATATGTAGACTTAAAAGGACAAAAGTATTCAGAAATCGTAGAAGGCTTCACGGCTGTCATCTTCCAACACGAAATTGATCACCTGTTCGGAATTTTGATTTCTGACAAAAAAGAAAAAGAGAAAAATGATTCCTATAAAAGGGTAGACGCGTACCAGAAAAGTGATCAGAATAAGAGATAA
- a CDS encoding ChaN family lipoprotein: MKNIFIAILLAGFCSLNAQNFKAYQFYDQKGKEVKTDKLVKELADYDVVFFGENHNSSINHWLQLKITEALFEKKNGQLILGAEMFERDNQAQLNQYLNGKFDAKTLKDSARLWNNYATDYKPLVDFAKNKKLNFIATNIPRRYASQTAKEGIESLNTLSDKEKTYIAQLPIKVTLDTPGYPEMKAMMGDHAEGTKVMNFISAQAVKDATMAESILKNIQSGKTFIHYNGNYHSKEFGGTYWYIKQKNPNLKMAVISVFESDDPELKVPAKDYIPTEFNLIIPTDMTKTF, encoded by the coding sequence ATGAAGAATATTTTCATAGCGATTTTGCTGGCGGGTTTCTGTTCACTCAATGCACAGAACTTTAAAGCCTATCAGTTTTATGACCAAAAAGGGAAAGAAGTAAAAACGGATAAATTGGTGAAGGAATTGGCAGATTATGATGTTGTTTTCTTTGGTGAAAATCATAACAGTTCCATCAATCACTGGCTGCAGCTTAAAATCACAGAAGCTTTGTTTGAAAAGAAAAATGGTCAGCTTATTTTAGGTGCTGAAATGTTTGAAAGAGACAACCAGGCTCAGTTGAACCAATATTTAAATGGAAAGTTTGATGCAAAAACACTGAAAGATTCAGCCCGTCTATGGAATAATTATGCAACAGACTATAAGCCACTCGTAGATTTTGCAAAGAATAAAAAACTGAACTTCATTGCCACCAATATTCCGAGAAGGTATGCCTCACAAACCGCAAAAGAAGGAATAGAGTCTTTGAATACATTAAGTGATAAAGAGAAGACATACATTGCTCAATTACCGATCAAAGTAACCTTGGATACTCCTGGTTATCCTGAAATGAAAGCCATGATGGGCGACCATGCAGAAGGGACAAAGGTGATGAACTTTATTTCAGCACAGGCTGTGAAAGATGCAACAATGGCTGAGTCTATTCTGAAAAACATCCAATCAGGAAAGACGTTCATCCACTATAACGGGAACTATCACAGTAAAGAATTTGGAGGAACCTATTGGTATATTAAACAGAAAAACCCTAATCTGAAAATGGCTGTAATTTCTGTTTTTGAATCTGATGATCCTGAATTGAAAGTACCTGCAAAAGATTATATCCCGACAGAATTTAACCTGATCATTCCTACAGATATGACGAAGACTTTTTAA
- a CDS encoding hemin-degrading factor: MSILVNDLKEKWEALKAENPHVRIRNAAAQFGVSEAALLATGIGEGVIVLNPDFPGILTEAEKLGKVMALTRNDECVHERKGIYQNGDFSSPHAQLFVGEDIDLRIFLNHWKFAFAVVEGDKKSLQFFGKDGLALHKIYLTKNSEEAAFDAVVEKFKAEDQNPIFNFEAVTPKQPEKADTEIDVEGFKKAWTELKDTHDFFMMTRKFGVSRTQALRLAPEGFTQKIDNSKVVNILEEASEKGTPIMVFVGNRGIIQIHTGNVKKTLWHQQWFNVMDPDFNLHLDVTKIAEAWIVKKPTEDGEVTAIEVFNKEGDFIVQFFGKRKPGIPELQEWKDLVATLEQ, from the coding sequence ATGAGCATATTAGTGAATGATTTAAAGGAAAAGTGGGAGGCTCTGAAAGCTGAAAATCCACATGTAAGAATAAGAAATGCTGCGGCACAATTTGGTGTAAGCGAAGCTGCATTACTGGCAACTGGGATTGGAGAAGGAGTAATTGTGCTAAACCCAGATTTTCCGGGAATTCTTACAGAAGCAGAAAAATTAGGAAAAGTAATGGCCCTTACCCGCAATGATGAGTGTGTTCATGAAAGAAAAGGAATTTACCAGAATGGAGATTTCAGCAGCCCTCATGCTCAGCTATTTGTAGGAGAAGATATTGATCTTAGAATTTTCCTTAACCATTGGAAATTTGCTTTTGCAGTAGTAGAAGGAGATAAGAAAAGTCTTCAGTTTTTTGGAAAAGACGGATTGGCATTGCATAAGATCTATCTTACAAAGAATAGTGAAGAAGCTGCTTTCGATGCTGTTGTTGAAAAATTCAAGGCAGAAGATCAGAACCCAATATTCAACTTTGAAGCAGTAACTCCAAAACAACCAGAAAAGGCAGATACTGAAATCGATGTTGAAGGATTTAAAAAAGCGTGGACAGAATTAAAAGATACTCACGATTTCTTCATGATGACCAGAAAATTTGGAGTAAGCAGAACTCAGGCCCTGAGACTGGCTCCGGAAGGTTTTACTCAAAAAATTGATAACTCAAAAGTAGTTAATATTCTTGAAGAAGCTTCAGAAAAAGGTACACCCATCATGGTTTTCGTAGGAAACAGAGGAATTATCCAGATTCACACAGGAAACGTGAAGAAAACACTTTGGCACCAGCAATGGTTCAATGTAATGGATCCTGATTTCAACCTTCACCTTGATGTAACGAAAATTGCAGAAGCATGGATCGTGAAAAAACCGACTGAAGACGGAGAAGTTACAGCGATTGAAGTATTCAATAAAGAAGGAGACTTCATTGTTCAGTTCTTTGGAAAAAGAAAACCTGGAATTCCAGAACTTCAGGAATGGAAAGATCTTGTAGCAACTCTTGAACAATAA
- a CDS encoding class I SAM-dependent methyltransferase codes for MEKDELKILARHLANPEGEKGIEIGEMMNATNISMTLESIRALLIEDDERILEIGHGNAGHLKNIFSLAKGLKYTGIDISETMHSEAKRLNQEFESQADFVLYKGTKLPFEDETFDKIFTVNTVYFWKNPVDFLNEIFRVLKDNGTFVLTFGQRDFMEKLPFTAYDFNLYNNDEMEELVSKSHFKRMKTSEKEEQIKSKTGNETIQRIYTILTIKK; via the coding sequence ATGGAAAAAGACGAATTAAAAATCCTTGCCCGGCATCTTGCCAATCCCGAAGGAGAAAAAGGCATTGAGATTGGTGAAATGATGAATGCTACTAACATCAGTATGACGTTAGAGAGTATCAGAGCTCTTCTGATAGAAGATGATGAACGTATTCTTGAAATAGGACACGGAAATGCAGGACACCTGAAGAATATTTTTAGTCTGGCCAAAGGGCTGAAATATACAGGAATTGATATTTCGGAAACCATGCATAGCGAAGCTAAAAGATTGAATCAGGAATTTGAAAGCCAGGCAGACTTTGTTTTATATAAAGGAACAAAACTTCCTTTTGAAGATGAGACCTTTGATAAAATATTTACAGTCAATACCGTTTATTTCTGGAAAAATCCAGTCGATTTTTTAAATGAAATTTTCAGGGTTTTAAAGGATAACGGAACATTTGTACTGACTTTCGGACAAAGAGATTTCATGGAAAAACTACCTTTTACAGCATATGATTTCAATCTTTATAACAATGATGAGATGGAAGAATTGGTCTCAAAAAGTCATTTTAAAAGAATGAAGACTTCTGAAAAAGAAGAGCAGATAAAAAGCAAAACAGGAAACGAAACGATACAAAGAATCTATACAATTTTAACAATAAAAAAATAA
- a CDS encoding heme ABC transporter ATP-binding protein codes for MIKAHQINYRHKEFRILDGVDVSLEYGEFLAIVGPNGAGKSSLLSVLAHEVKSEKRKVLFKDKPIEDWNVKELSIHKAKFSQHNSNDIPLEVKDVVMMGRYPYFDAQPGKADLEAMNNKMYETDIFHLKEREYNSLSGGEKQRVHLSRVMAQLENDIAHKLVFLDEPLNNLDIKHQYKALEIIKNFTKKANSAIVVLHDLNLAAQFADKILLMKSGQVSAYGTPQDVFTAENISHAYNFPCTICEHPITNNPMIIFG; via the coding sequence ATGATCAAAGCACATCAAATTAACTATAGGCACAAAGAATTCCGTATTCTGGATGGGGTAGATGTCTCATTGGAATATGGTGAGTTTTTAGCCATTGTAGGTCCCAATGGGGCGGGAAAATCAAGTCTTTTAAGTGTTTTGGCTCATGAAGTGAAATCTGAAAAGCGAAAAGTATTATTTAAAGATAAACCTATTGAAGACTGGAATGTAAAAGAACTTTCTATACATAAAGCCAAGTTTTCACAGCATAACAGCAACGATATTCCTCTTGAGGTGAAAGATGTAGTGATGATGGGAAGGTATCCTTATTTTGATGCACAGCCCGGAAAAGCAGATCTTGAAGCCATGAACAATAAAATGTATGAAACAGATATTTTTCATCTTAAAGAAAGGGAATACAACTCTCTTTCAGGAGGAGAAAAGCAACGTGTGCATCTTTCAAGAGTAATGGCACAGCTGGAAAATGATATTGCCCACAAATTGGTTTTTCTGGATGAACCTCTGAATAATCTGGATATCAAACATCAGTATAAGGCACTTGAAATTATCAAAAATTTTACCAAGAAAGCAAACAGCGCGATTGTTGTTCTTCATGATCTGAATCTTGCGGCTCAGTTTGCAGATAAAATTTTATTGATGAAATCAGGACAGGTTTCTGCTTATGGAACTCCACAGGACGTTTTTACAGCTGAAAATATCAGCCATGCTTATAACTTTCCATGCACCATCTGCGAACACCCTATTACGAATAACCCAATGATCATTTTCGGATAA
- a CDS encoding FecCD family ABC transporter permease, giving the protein MRTQSKLYFYMTISIILLVAIAVWSINTGVYDFGGKSAFNVLGKVIQGDSGLSLSDKYVVWDVRAARIVMAVLIGSMLSVSGTSLQGLFKNPLATGDLIGLTSGATLLAAIAIVLGGHFKEYLPEAVQFSLVGISAFIGSFLSMMLVYRISTSGGKTNVVMMLLTGVAITAIGFSITGFLIYVSKDEQLRDLTFWNLGSLAAATWTKNIILAIVMIGAYVILLPKGKALNAMMLGEKDAQHLGINVERLKKQIIIIVALMVGSCVAFSGTIGFVGLIVPYILRLLFKSNYTFILPLSAVFGSILLLTADTFSRSIVEPSELPIGILTALMGGPIFIAILVKFKKSL; this is encoded by the coding sequence TTGAGAACACAAAGTAAATTATACTTTTACATGACAATAAGTATCATACTGCTTGTTGCTATAGCAGTATGGTCCATTAATACAGGGGTTTACGATTTTGGTGGTAAATCTGCATTTAACGTTTTAGGAAAAGTAATACAGGGAGATTCCGGTTTATCATTGAGTGATAAATATGTAGTTTGGGATGTACGGGCAGCCAGGATCGTTATGGCCGTTTTAATTGGAAGTATGTTGTCTGTTTCAGGAACAAGCCTGCAGGGGCTTTTTAAAAACCCTTTGGCTACGGGAGATTTAATAGGTCTTACGTCAGGTGCTACATTATTGGCCGCCATAGCCATTGTTTTGGGAGGACATTTTAAAGAATACCTTCCTGAAGCCGTACAATTTTCGCTGGTAGGGATTTCTGCTTTTATAGGATCTTTCTTATCCATGATGCTGGTATATAGAATTTCAACAAGCGGCGGAAAGACCAATGTAGTGATGATGTTGTTGACAGGTGTTGCTATTACGGCAATAGGCTTTTCTATTACAGGTTTCTTAATCTATGTATCGAAAGATGAGCAGCTTAGAGATCTTACATTCTGGAATTTGGGAAGTTTAGCTGCCGCAACATGGACAAAGAATATTATTCTAGCCATTGTAATGATTGGAGCCTATGTTATTTTACTGCCTAAAGGAAAAGCTTTGAATGCCATGATGCTGGGAGAGAAAGATGCTCAGCATTTAGGGATCAATGTAGAAAGACTGAAAAAGCAGATCATTATCATTGTGGCATTGATGGTGGGAAGCTGTGTAGCATTTTCAGGAACTATTGGTTTTGTAGGTCTTATAGTACCTTATATTTTAAGATTATTATTCAAATCCAATTATACTTTTATTCTGCCTTTGTCTGCCGTATTTGGAAGTATCTTACTCCTGACGGCCGATACATTCAGCAGAAGTATTGTAGAGCCTTCGGAATTGCCAATCGGGATTTTGACCGCTTTAATGGGAGGACCTATTTTTATTGCTATTTTGGTTAAATTTAAAAAATCACTGTAA
- a CDS encoding HmuY family protein produces the protein MKKILFYLLIGTSFIVQSCINANEDPVPVIPSEGVSVNPFVNGSAQPNQVWIDLSDIADGQTGQPRQTTNNRTDWDLAFYSGNEFKVVLNTSIMMAAGKIPNVTDIENVKESDVASMKDEVQVANFNPDNVNYIDDVKGNFPTSPTAIEEIKANASENAVYLVNLGKELYTGTIATGSTITGGDDRGWMKVQIVRQGDGYKVRYGQLNATGAGIKTVEVKKNKAYNYTFFNLKQNKEVLIQPEKNKWDICFTVFTNIIPSVGSYINADFVTTNNVGNVGAYEVKVAATSMVDTFNKFKKENVDDSKFVYNDQRVIGGNWREVGPEGSKVKGDIFYVIKDAAGAYYKIRFVKIVNDKGERGHPTFMYKAL, from the coding sequence ATGAAAAAAATACTATTCTATCTATTAATAGGAACATCATTTATTGTTCAATCCTGTATTAATGCTAATGAAGATCCTGTACCGGTTATTCCTTCAGAAGGGGTCTCTGTAAATCCTTTTGTAAATGGTTCAGCACAACCTAATCAGGTATGGATAGACTTGAGTGATATAGCAGATGGGCAAACGGGACAGCCTAGACAAACTACAAATAACAGAACAGACTGGGATTTAGCATTTTATTCAGGAAATGAGTTTAAAGTGGTTTTGAACACTTCTATTATGATGGCTGCGGGTAAAATTCCAAATGTCACTGATATTGAAAACGTAAAAGAATCTGATGTTGCCAGCATGAAAGATGAGGTGCAGGTGGCCAACTTTAACCCTGATAATGTAAACTATATTGATGATGTAAAAGGTAATTTTCCAACCAGCCCTACAGCAATAGAAGAAATAAAGGCCAATGCATCTGAAAATGCAGTCTATCTTGTAAATCTTGGTAAAGAACTTTATACCGGGACTATTGCTACGGGTTCAACTATTACAGGAGGAGATGACCGAGGTTGGATGAAAGTACAAATAGTAAGACAAGGAGATGGTTATAAGGTAAGATATGGACAGCTGAATGCTACCGGAGCTGGAATTAAAACAGTAGAGGTGAAGAAAAATAAAGCTTACAATTATACCTTCTTTAACCTAAAACAGAACAAAGAAGTACTTATTCAGCCTGAAAAAAATAAGTGGGACATTTGTTTTACTGTATTTACCAATATTATCCCAAGTGTAGGAAGTTATATTAATGCAGATTTTGTGACGACCAATAATGTAGGTAATGTAGGAGCTTATGAAGTGAAGGTGGCAGCAACATCAATGGTAGATACCTTTAATAAATTTAAAAAGGAGAATGTAGATGATTCAAAATTTGTATACAATGATCAAAGAGTCATTGGAGGAAACTGGAGAGAAGTTGGACCGGAAGGATCTAAAGTAAAAGGAGATATCTTCTATGTCATTAAAGATGCCGCAGGAGCTTATTATAAAATAAGATTTGTGAAAATTGTTAATGATAAAGGAGAAAGAGGACATCCAACATTCATGTACAAAGCCTTATAA
- a CDS encoding TonB-dependent receptor plug domain-containing protein has translation MKKKVLSILSLSAICWINAQEQDSLKNKKIEEVVVTGQYTQQSINKSIYKVEVINAAQIKNMAATNVADVLNQSLNVLITSDRNSGNSTASLMGLGGEYTKVLIDNIPVVGDIGLGNNIDLTKLNINNVERIEVVRGSMGVDYGSNAVAGVINIITKKNSQKKLTLNASVQEETVGKEYDIKKKGEGRHIQTLNIGYNINENWYVGANINHNDFQGFKGTQEGYKYFEQDGKRGYLWQPKDVMNVDGVVRYNKNKTSIFYKFGFVNEKLNYYNPIVNEYFYDVKDRTYSSNDRDYYTTRYLHQLNVQAKLGTINYTGDFSYQTQDRKYRDFKYDIPNRKVIGSKDDYQSYNKADVLYSRGVFSNFLDNKKIDFQLGYELDHTSGFAGNIAGSFKGTDNVNRKIFNYANFMSVEWNATNWLSLRPGYRLALSDKFDIQHNYSLTARAKVTDNDNFRLVVGSANRFPNFDELYTYMVDSNHDIRGNENLIPETGMTASLNGEKIFTTSSGWNLGIGASATYLYVKDRIESVTVSRQPLKYQYLNLDKYRSYLFEANFKAQKDQLSVAANVAYYGISKELTDQVITSPTDFFYTLEASAMVNYTIPNVNTTLSLFYKYTGKTQQFTLSPDLKNPTYVLGERGDFHMMNFIVTQPFFNQHLEVGLGVKNIFDVTSIRDTTLTGNAHSTADPKINLFYGRSFLARLSYNF, from the coding sequence ATGAAGAAGAAGGTACTTTCAATACTATCTTTGTCCGCGATCTGCTGGATCAATGCACAGGAACAGGATTCTCTTAAAAATAAAAAGATAGAAGAAGTTGTCGTTACAGGACAGTATACACAACAATCCATCAATAAATCCATCTATAAAGTTGAAGTGATCAATGCAGCACAGATAAAGAATATGGCTGCAACCAATGTTGCAGATGTTTTGAATCAAAGCCTGAATGTATTGATTACTTCGGATCGTAATTCTGGTAATTCTACTGCCAGCTTAATGGGGCTTGGTGGAGAATATACGAAAGTTTTGATTGACAATATTCCGGTAGTGGGTGATATAGGATTGGGAAATAATATTGACCTTACCAAGCTTAATATCAATAATGTAGAAAGGATCGAAGTAGTAAGAGGTTCAATGGGGGTAGACTACGGAAGTAATGCTGTAGCAGGTGTTATTAATATCATTACCAAGAAAAACAGTCAGAAAAAGCTTACGTTAAATGCTTCTGTACAGGAAGAAACGGTAGGAAAAGAATATGATATTAAGAAAAAAGGAGAGGGAAGACATATCCAGACTTTAAATATTGGCTATAATATTAATGAAAACTGGTATGTAGGTGCCAATATTAACCACAATGATTTCCAGGGGTTCAAAGGAACACAGGAAGGGTATAAGTACTTTGAGCAAGATGGGAAAAGAGGCTATCTATGGCAACCTAAAGATGTAATGAATGTTGATGGAGTTGTAAGATATAATAAGAATAAAACTTCCATATTCTATAAATTCGGTTTTGTTAATGAAAAGCTGAATTACTATAATCCAATTGTCAACGAGTATTTTTATGATGTAAAAGACAGAACTTACTCTTCCAATGACCGGGATTATTATACTACAAGATACCTTCACCAGCTTAATGTACAGGCAAAATTAGGGACGATAAACTATACCGGAGATTTTTCTTATCAGACCCAGGATAGAAAATATAGAGATTTTAAATATGATATTCCGAATAGAAAAGTAATTGGCAGTAAAGACGATTACCAGTCTTATAATAAAGCAGATGTTCTTTATTCAAGAGGGGTTTTCAGTAACTTTTTAGATAATAAAAAGATTGATTTCCAATTAGGATATGAGTTGGATCATACTTCAGGCTTTGCAGGAAATATTGCCGGAAGCTTCAAAGGAACAGATAATGTGAACAGAAAAATATTCAATTATGCCAACTTTATGTCTGTTGAATGGAATGCTACAAACTGGCTGTCATTACGTCCCGGATATCGTTTAGCACTGAGCGATAAGTTTGATATACAGCATAATTATTCCTTAACGGCAAGAGCAAAAGTTACTGATAACGATAATTTCAGATTAGTAGTAGGAAGTGCAAACCGTTTTCCAAACTTTGATGAGCTATATACTTATATGGTAGACAGCAACCATGATATCAGAGGAAATGAAAACCTTATTCCGGAAACTGGAATGACGGCTTCTTTAAACGGAGAAAAAATATTCACAACGAGCTCTGGATGGAACTTGGGAATTGGTGCAAGTGCTACTTATCTTTATGTGAAAGACAGAATCGAATCGGTAACGGTAAGCAGACAGCCTTTGAAATATCAATATCTTAATCTGGATAAATATAGATCTTATCTGTTTGAAGCTAATTTTAAAGCACAAAAAGACCAGCTTTCCGTGGCAGCCAATGTTGCTTATTATGGGATTTCAAAAGAACTTACAGATCAAGTCATCACTTCTCCTACCGACTTCTTTTATACGCTGGAAGCAAGTGCTATGGTGAACTATACTATTCCGAATGTAAACACAACCTTATCATTATTCTATAAATATACAGGAAAAACACAACAGTTTACTTTATCTCCTGATCTTAAAAACCCCACATATGTACTTGGAGAAAGAGGTGATTTTCATATGATGAACTTCATTGTTACACAACCTTTCTTTAACCAGCATCTGGAAGTAGGTCTTGGGGTAAAAAATATTTTTGATGTGACCTCTATAAGAGATACTACTCTTACAGGAAATGCACATAGTACTGCAGATCCAAAAATTAATTTGTTCTATGGCAGAAGCTTTTTAGCTCGTTTAAGCTATAATTTTTAA